Proteins from one Bacteroides zhangwenhongii genomic window:
- a CDS encoding hybrid sensor histidine kinase/response regulator transcription factor: MKIRICILIIIWGILYPEYLNSQESPYVFRQIGVVEGLPDNYVKSVFPIPDGRIGVRSTVLLSLYDGANYSNFPFNIHGEYPIVYNHIIPEQYIDTDKRLWMKERKSLRVFDLTTEQYIYNVDSLFLQFGLKDRVEDLIIDSEKRYWFLTPGSSVYTYDTETKSAELVCRNDEFMEYYGGLLGIESHGNYSWMVHQKGAIRCYDWEKKRFIQELDFLKGQLKPDDRVVLRILDNGDFWLMWDRGIGYYDVYNKKWNPISSIRLGHYSWFTSMDVDKGGNAWVGTVIDGFYVIDMHNFSVTQTLDIPLLSGNRVRNAVQSIYCDHENNSVWMGLYNQGMCYYHPSMNKIMLCNKKMIRGDWKGEEIRCMLETSKGEILMGTTSGLYRYEPATRSLNRLHDEFNQKNCRVLYEDKENRIWVGTYHDGLYCIEHGKVRSYDYPDTDYQNELDFSNIRVMVEDPSGRLWVSIYGGVGLFNPENGQIKLLSEQFPELKKYKVANALAIDDRSRLVVGSDNGLYIYDPAKNTIWISEQDGQANSIFNQGSMKYNQILKDHEGTLWFATQYGLNVLTHHGQSYTLGKEEGLSQAILNVVEDKNHDIWISTVTSIYKIKVDRKTDKYSFHVVSYLSEDEIRQDDLYSFPSLITRDNQLFLGLMNGFIVFSPENMVDNQCLNRPLFTSFRLFNVPVVSGEEYNGRILFDKALSYSDAVQLEYDENYVTLEFSGLNFSNPSQTSFRYQLEGFDKEWIETSFENGQGRVVYNNLPSGEYVFRVSAAGNDRIWGPESEFKIVIHPPFWDTLAARILYAVLGILLVFGLIYVINRRNRQKMIRMQEEEALRQKEELDQMKFRFFTNISHELRTPLTLIITPLDMMIRRLTDETMKKQLNTIYKNAQNLLSLVNQLLDFRKLEMKGERLHLMNGDMEEFIVSAYNNFMPMAVEKHLNFVNQSEHRALYMFFDRDKVHKIVNNLLSNAFKYTPEGGTVNLLLATEEVEGRNYVRISVSDTGIGISESDLPYIFDRFYQVGNEGDEKIGSGIGLHLVREYVNIHGGRIKVDSQMDRGSVFTVWLPMDLTPEPDELPDEITDMESTGMKEKETVVSASDENMKKLLLVEDNQEFRTFLKEQLEDFYRIVEAADGEEGERKAIEENPDLIISDIMMPKVDGIELCRRIKTNVQTSHIPVILLTARTADDIKINSYEVGADSYMSKPFNFDMLMVRIEKLIEQQERRKQEFRKNIEVNPSAITITSVDEQLIQKCLEYIEKNMDNPEYGVEELSGDLGMVRMSLYRKLQSITGHTPTDFIRSIRLKRAAQLLQGSRLPIIEIANRVGFSSPSYFSKCFKEMFGMLPKQYAEESGKKE, encoded by the coding sequence ATGAAGATTCGAATATGCATATTGATTATTATATGGGGGATATTATATCCGGAGTACCTGAACTCGCAGGAATCCCCTTACGTATTCCGGCAAATCGGAGTTGTCGAAGGATTGCCGGATAACTATGTCAAGAGTGTTTTTCCTATTCCCGACGGACGTATCGGGGTGAGAAGCACTGTGTTGCTAAGCCTGTATGACGGTGCAAACTATTCAAATTTCCCTTTCAATATTCATGGTGAATATCCCATAGTATATAACCACATCATTCCCGAACAATATATTGATACCGATAAACGTTTGTGGATGAAAGAACGTAAAAGCCTGCGCGTTTTTGATTTGACTACCGAACAGTATATCTATAATGTAGATTCGCTGTTTCTTCAGTTCGGGCTGAAAGATAGGGTGGAGGATCTGATTATTGATTCCGAGAAGCGTTATTGGTTTCTCACGCCGGGATCTTCCGTCTATACGTATGATACGGAAACGAAATCGGCAGAACTGGTTTGCAGGAATGATGAGTTTATGGAATATTATGGCGGACTGTTGGGAATAGAAAGTCACGGCAACTATAGTTGGATGGTGCATCAGAAAGGGGCTATCCGCTGCTATGACTGGGAGAAGAAACGTTTTATTCAGGAACTCGATTTCTTGAAAGGCCAGCTGAAACCGGATGACCGTGTTGTCTTACGGATACTCGATAACGGTGACTTCTGGCTGATGTGGGATCGGGGGATAGGTTACTATGATGTTTATAATAAAAAATGGAACCCGATTTCAAGTATCCGGTTGGGACATTATTCATGGTTCACCTCAATGGATGTGGATAAAGGTGGAAATGCATGGGTAGGAACCGTTATTGATGGATTTTATGTTATTGATATGCATAATTTCTCCGTAACTCAAACACTGGATATACCTTTGTTATCGGGCAATAGAGTGAGAAATGCAGTTCAGAGCATTTATTGCGATCATGAGAATAATTCCGTCTGGATGGGGCTTTACAATCAGGGAATGTGCTATTACCATCCCAGCATGAACAAGATAATGCTGTGTAATAAGAAAATGATTCGCGGAGACTGGAAAGGAGAGGAGATCCGTTGTATGTTGGAGACTTCGAAAGGCGAGATTCTTATGGGAACCACTTCGGGACTGTATCGTTACGAACCGGCAACACGGAGCTTGAACAGGCTGCATGATGAATTCAATCAAAAGAATTGCCGTGTCCTCTACGAAGACAAAGAAAACCGTATCTGGGTGGGGACCTATCATGACGGATTATATTGTATAGAACACGGGAAAGTAAGATCTTATGACTATCCGGACACGGATTATCAGAATGAGTTGGATTTCAGTAATATACGTGTTATGGTCGAGGATCCTTCCGGACGGTTGTGGGTGAGTATATACGGAGGTGTAGGCTTGTTCAATCCGGAGAATGGACAGATAAAACTATTATCCGAACAGTTTCCCGAGTTGAAGAAATATAAAGTAGCCAATGCGTTGGCTATTGACGACCGGTCCCGATTGGTAGTGGGTAGCGATAATGGCTTGTATATCTATGATCCTGCAAAAAATACAATCTGGATATCCGAACAGGATGGACAAGCCAATTCAATCTTTAATCAAGGAAGTATGAAGTATAACCAGATATTGAAAGATCATGAAGGTACTTTATGGTTTGCTACCCAATACGGTTTGAATGTCCTTACCCATCATGGGCAAAGTTATACATTGGGGAAAGAAGAAGGGTTGTCACAAGCTATCCTGAATGTGGTGGAAGATAAAAATCATGATATATGGATATCGACAGTCACTTCTATCTATAAGATAAAAGTAGACCGTAAGACGGATAAATACAGTTTTCACGTTGTCAGTTATTTGTCCGAAGATGAGATCCGGCAGGATGATTTATATAGCTTTCCTTCCCTGATAACCCGTGACAATCAACTCTTCTTAGGCTTGATGAATGGATTTATTGTCTTTTCTCCTGAGAATATGGTTGATAACCAATGCCTCAATCGGCCTTTATTCACTTCATTCCGCCTGTTCAATGTTCCGGTAGTGTCGGGAGAGGAATATAATGGTCGCATATTGTTTGACAAAGCATTGAGTTATTCGGATGCAGTGCAATTGGAATATGATGAGAATTATGTAACACTTGAATTTTCGGGACTGAACTTCTCTAATCCTTCTCAGACTTCTTTTCGTTATCAGTTGGAAGGTTTTGATAAAGAATGGATTGAAACATCGTTTGAGAATGGACAGGGACGTGTTGTGTATAATAATCTTCCGTCTGGCGAATATGTTTTCCGTGTGTCCGCAGCCGGAAACGACCGGATATGGGGGCCGGAGTCTGAATTCAAAATTGTGATTCATCCTCCGTTTTGGGATACATTGGCTGCCCGCATCCTCTATGCCGTTTTGGGTATTTTGTTGGTCTTCGGTCTTATTTATGTGATTAACCGCCGTAACCGGCAGAAGATGATCCGTATGCAAGAAGAGGAAGCTTTGAGGCAGAAAGAAGAGTTGGACCAGATGAAATTCCGTTTCTTTACCAATATCAGTCACGAGCTGCGTACTCCGCTGACACTGATTATCACTCCGTTGGATATGATGATACGCCGTTTGACGGATGAGACGATGAAAAAGCAACTGAATACAATTTATAAGAATGCTCAAAACCTTTTGTCATTGGTAAATCAATTACTGGATTTTCGTAAACTTGAAATGAAGGGTGAGAGATTGCATTTGATGAATGGCGATATGGAGGAGTTTATTGTTTCTGCCTACAATAATTTTATGCCGATGGCTGTAGAGAAGCATCTTAACTTTGTAAACCAGTCGGAACACAGAGCGCTTTATATGTTTTTCGATCGGGATAAAGTACATAAAATTGTAAATAATCTCTTGTCCAATGCCTTTAAGTACACTCCGGAGGGAGGAACCGTGAACTTATTACTTGCGACGGAGGAAGTGGAAGGGAGAAACTATGTGAGAATATCGGTATCCGACACAGGAATCGGAATATCCGAGTCCGATCTTCCCTACATCTTTGACCGTTTCTATCAGGTTGGCAATGAAGGGGATGAAAAGATAGGCAGTGGTATCGGACTCCATCTGGTCAGGGAATATGTGAATATTCACGGTGGACGTATAAAGGTTGACAGTCAGATGGATCGCGGGTCGGTCTTCACCGTTTGGTTACCTATGGATTTGACGCCGGAACCGGATGAACTGCCGGATGAAATAACTGATATGGAATCGACGGGTATGAAAGAAAAGGAAACCGTTGTGTCTGCGTCAGATGAGAATATGAAGAAATTGTTGTTGGTAGAAGATAATCAGGAATTCCGTACTTTCCTGAAAGAGCAGTTGGAGGATTTTTATCGGATAGTGGAAGCGGCGGATGGTGAAGAAGGGGAAAGAAAGGCGATTGAAGAAAATCCCGATCTCATTATCAGTGATATCATGATGCCGAAAGTGGATGGTATCGAACTTTGCCGTCGTATCAAAACGAATGTGCAGACCTCTCATATTCCTGTGATATTGCTGACTGCCCGTACGGCTGACGATATCAAGATAAACAGTTACGAAGTAGGAGCCGACTCTTATATGTCGAAACCTTTCAACTTTGATATGCTTATGGTACGCATTGAGAAGTTGATAGAACAGCAGGAAAGGAGGAAACAGGAATTCCGTAAGAATATAGAAGTAAATCCGAGTGCTATCACAATTACTTCCGTAGACGAGCAATTGATACAGAAATGCTTGGAATACATAGAAAAAAATATGGATAATCCGGAATATGGTGTAGAGGAGTTGAGTGGCGATTTGGGGATGGTACGCATGAGTCTTTACCGTAAGCTGCAATCCATAACCGGACATACTCCGACGGACTTTATCCGCAGTATCCGTTTGAAACGGGCAGCGCAATTATTGCAAGGAAGCCGATTGCCGATCATCGAAATAGCGAATCGGGTAGGATTCAGCTCTCCCAGTTATTTCTCGAAGTGTTTTAAAGAAATGTTTGGGATGTTGCCTAAGCAATATGCAGAAGAGTCTGGAAAAAAAGAATGA